A single window of Cheilinus undulatus linkage group 12, ASM1832078v1, whole genome shotgun sequence DNA harbors:
- the LOC121518331 gene encoding dixin-like isoform X1, which translates to MIASLSRGSLLDEVLHGGFNEQQLAAYVSWVNSQLKRKPGLKLITDLRRDLQDGVVLTQLIEIVAGEVLEGVFVPPQNKEESRKNVEQVLQFISSRHIRMPHITARDIVDGNLKCVMRIILALAAHFKPSANHRTASGSGRGSTRGSSNHNPLSTVALAQGAAAALASARHDASQPSRAARLNSGWGLDLEKSVCVRALVEQYERGAPDEQDNPQPSSLTSASPLPSPRAPPSSHSDQQQEDHQQTEPTKSYNTEVDSAWDDSVGENLEKEVQETRKMVSALQALLLHGSLPEDEQDTSLSLDQGNPEQQLVVIRSRLDQSMEEAQELKRELLRCRQEMRNLQAVKDAQQQRLCAQEASILQMKQELLRGSMANDDLNNQNAELQWKLEECNRLWGECKKEVSQKDRQLQQLKHKLEESQKKQGELQRELEHRNSMLQISIETENNGYSYSGNAAPSMSDQAEEVQLLRDALRSLRNNLKDHDPQHHTLDTLEQGIVSLIDRLHVHTHRGRGKSPKRKSQHTDSNSWPSTKVCISNSGSSASTKILYFTGKSSTPSMIIIPKRLGEVTLKDVKAAVDREGNYRYHFKALDPEFGTVKEEVFQDGAIIPGWEGKIVAWVEEDNGEERPL; encoded by the exons ATGATCGCCTCACTTTCTAGAGGAAGTTTGCTGGATGAGGTTCTTCATGGGGGCTTTAACGAG CAGCAGCTGGCAGCGTATGTTTCCTGGGTGAACTCTCAGCTGAAGAGGAAACCGGGCCTGAAGCTGATCACAGACCTCAGGCGTGACCTGCAAGATGGGGTTGTACTCACACAGCTCATTGAGATTGTTG CTGGGGAAGTGCTGGAGGGAGTTTTTGTCCCTCCACAGAAcaaagaagaaagcaggaagaATGTGGAGCAAGTCTTGCAGTTCATTTCCTCCAGACACATACGCATGCCGCACATAACTGCAAGAG acATCGTGGATGGAAATCTAAAATGTGTAATGAGAATTATTCTGGCACTGGCTGCCCACTTCAAACCCTCCGCCAATCACAGAACTGCCTCTGGAAGTGGGAGGGGTTCAACAAGAGGCTCCTCCAACCACAATCCTCTCTCCACTGTGGCATTAGCACAAGGTGCAGCTGCTGCCCTGGCGTCTGCACGTCATGATGCCTCACAGCCCTCACGTGCTGCACGTTTAAACAG tGGCTGGGGGCTGGATTTGGAAAAGAGTGTGTGTGTTCGTGCCCTGGTTGAGCAGTATGAGAGAGGAGCTCCAGATGAGCAAGACAATCCTCAGCCTAGCAG CCTCACCTCTGCCAGTCCTCTGCCCTCTCCAAGAGCTCCACCCAGCAGCCACTCAGACCAACAGCAGGAAGACCACCAGCAAACGGAGCCCA CTAAATCCTATAATACTGAAGTGGACTCTGCATGGGATGATTCTGTTGGTGAAAATTTGGAGAAGGAGGTGCAGGAGACACGTAAAATGGTGTCTGCTCTACAG GCCCTGCTGTTGCATGGTTCACTGCCTGAGGATGAACAAGACACGTCTTTGAGTTTGGACCAAGGCAACCCTGAGCAGCAACTG gtTGTCATTCGCAGTCGTTTGGACCAGAGTATGGAGGAGGCTCAGGAGCTGAAG aggGAGCTGCTGCGCTGCAGGCAGGAGATGAGAAACCTGCAGGCAGTCAAG GACGCTCAGCAGCAGAGGCTGTGCGCACAGGAGGCATCGATACTGCAAATGAAGCAGGAGCTGCTCAGAGGCAGCATGGCCAACGATGACCTCAACAACCAGAAT GCAGAGCTACAGTGGAAGCTGGAGGAATGTAACAGGCTCTGGGGTGAATGCAAG AAGGAGGTCAGCCAGAAGGACCGACAGCTGCAGCAGCTCAAACACAAGCTTGAAGAAAGCCAAAAAAAGCAG GGTGAATTACAACGAGAGTTGGAACATAGAAACAGCATGCTTCAG ATTTCtatagagacagaaaacaatggATATTCCTACTCTGGAAATGCAGCTCCCTCTATGTCAGAT CAGGCAGAGGAGGTTCAGCTGCTCAGAGATGCACTCAGGAGTTTGAGGAACAACCTCAAAGACCATGACCCACAGCATCACACACTGGACACCCTGGAGCAGGGAATAGTATCACTCATTGACAGACTGCATGTGCATACACACAGG GGAAGAGGGAAATCTCCAAAACGCAAAAGCCAACACACAGACTCCAACAGCTGGCCTAGCACAA AGGTCTGCATCTCCAACAGTGGTTCCTCTGCCTCCACTAAAATCCTTTATTTTACTGGAAAATCCTCAACACCTTCCATGATCATTATACCTAAGAG GTTAGGTGAGGTGACTCTCAAAGATGTTAAGGCAGCTGTGGATCGGGAGGGAAACTACAGGTACCACTTCAAGGCCCTGGATCCTGAGTTTGGCACAGTAAAAGAAGAG GTGTTCCAAGATGGGGCAATCATTCCGGGCTGGGAAGGAAAAATTGTTGCCTGGGTAGAAGAGGACAATGGCGAGGAAAG acCATTGTAG
- the LOC121518331 gene encoding dixin-like isoform X3 encodes MIASLSRGSLLDEVLHGGFNEQLAAYVSWVNSQLKRKPGLKLITDLRRDLQDGVVLTQLIEIVAGEVLEGVFVPPQNKEESRKNVEQVLQFISSRHIRMPHITARDIVDGNLKCVMRIILALAAHFKPSANHRTASGSGRGSTRGSSNHNPLSTVALAQGAAAALASARHDASQPSRAARLNSGWGLDLEKSVCVRALVEQYERGAPDEQDNPQPSSLTSASPLPSPRAPPSSHSDQQQEDHQQTEPTKSYNTEVDSAWDDSVGENLEKEVQETRKMVSALQALLLHGSLPEDEQDTSLSLDQGNPEQQLVVIRSRLDQSMEEAQELKRELLRCRQEMRNLQAVKDAQQQRLCAQEASILQMKQELLRGSMANDDLNNQNAELQWKLEECNRLWGECKKEVSQKDRQLQQLKHKLEESQKKQGELQRELEHRNSMLQISIETENNGYSYSGNAAPSMSDQAEEVQLLRDALRSLRNNLKDHDPQHHTLDTLEQGIVSLIDRLHVHTHRGRGKSPKRKSQHTDSNSWPSTKVCISNSGSSASTKILYFTGKSSTPSMIIIPKRLGEVTLKDVKAAVDREGNYRYHFKALDPEFGTVKEEVFQDGAIIPGWEGKIVAWVEEDNGEERPL; translated from the exons ATGATCGCCTCACTTTCTAGAGGAAGTTTGCTGGATGAGGTTCTTCATGGGGGCTTTAACGAG CAGCTGGCAGCGTATGTTTCCTGGGTGAACTCTCAGCTGAAGAGGAAACCGGGCCTGAAGCTGATCACAGACCTCAGGCGTGACCTGCAAGATGGGGTTGTACTCACACAGCTCATTGAGATTGTTG CTGGGGAAGTGCTGGAGGGAGTTTTTGTCCCTCCACAGAAcaaagaagaaagcaggaagaATGTGGAGCAAGTCTTGCAGTTCATTTCCTCCAGACACATACGCATGCCGCACATAACTGCAAGAG acATCGTGGATGGAAATCTAAAATGTGTAATGAGAATTATTCTGGCACTGGCTGCCCACTTCAAACCCTCCGCCAATCACAGAACTGCCTCTGGAAGTGGGAGGGGTTCAACAAGAGGCTCCTCCAACCACAATCCTCTCTCCACTGTGGCATTAGCACAAGGTGCAGCTGCTGCCCTGGCGTCTGCACGTCATGATGCCTCACAGCCCTCACGTGCTGCACGTTTAAACAG tGGCTGGGGGCTGGATTTGGAAAAGAGTGTGTGTGTTCGTGCCCTGGTTGAGCAGTATGAGAGAGGAGCTCCAGATGAGCAAGACAATCCTCAGCCTAGCAG CCTCACCTCTGCCAGTCCTCTGCCCTCTCCAAGAGCTCCACCCAGCAGCCACTCAGACCAACAGCAGGAAGACCACCAGCAAACGGAGCCCA CTAAATCCTATAATACTGAAGTGGACTCTGCATGGGATGATTCTGTTGGTGAAAATTTGGAGAAGGAGGTGCAGGAGACACGTAAAATGGTGTCTGCTCTACAG GCCCTGCTGTTGCATGGTTCACTGCCTGAGGATGAACAAGACACGTCTTTGAGTTTGGACCAAGGCAACCCTGAGCAGCAACTG gtTGTCATTCGCAGTCGTTTGGACCAGAGTATGGAGGAGGCTCAGGAGCTGAAG aggGAGCTGCTGCGCTGCAGGCAGGAGATGAGAAACCTGCAGGCAGTCAAG GACGCTCAGCAGCAGAGGCTGTGCGCACAGGAGGCATCGATACTGCAAATGAAGCAGGAGCTGCTCAGAGGCAGCATGGCCAACGATGACCTCAACAACCAGAAT GCAGAGCTACAGTGGAAGCTGGAGGAATGTAACAGGCTCTGGGGTGAATGCAAG AAGGAGGTCAGCCAGAAGGACCGACAGCTGCAGCAGCTCAAACACAAGCTTGAAGAAAGCCAAAAAAAGCAG GGTGAATTACAACGAGAGTTGGAACATAGAAACAGCATGCTTCAG ATTTCtatagagacagaaaacaatggATATTCCTACTCTGGAAATGCAGCTCCCTCTATGTCAGAT CAGGCAGAGGAGGTTCAGCTGCTCAGAGATGCACTCAGGAGTTTGAGGAACAACCTCAAAGACCATGACCCACAGCATCACACACTGGACACCCTGGAGCAGGGAATAGTATCACTCATTGACAGACTGCATGTGCATACACACAGG GGAAGAGGGAAATCTCCAAAACGCAAAAGCCAACACACAGACTCCAACAGCTGGCCTAGCACAA AGGTCTGCATCTCCAACAGTGGTTCCTCTGCCTCCACTAAAATCCTTTATTTTACTGGAAAATCCTCAACACCTTCCATGATCATTATACCTAAGAG GTTAGGTGAGGTGACTCTCAAAGATGTTAAGGCAGCTGTGGATCGGGAGGGAAACTACAGGTACCACTTCAAGGCCCTGGATCCTGAGTTTGGCACAGTAAAAGAAGAG GTGTTCCAAGATGGGGCAATCATTCCGGGCTGGGAAGGAAAAATTGTTGCCTGGGTAGAAGAGGACAATGGCGAGGAAAG acCATTGTAG
- the LOC121518331 gene encoding dixin-like isoform X2, which yields MIASLSRGSLLDEVLHGGFNEQQLAAYVSWVNSQLKRKPGLKLITDLRRDLQDGVVLTQLIEIVAGEVLEGVFVPPQNKEESRKNVEQVLQFISSRHIRMPHITARDIVDGNLKCVMRIILALAAHFKPSANHRTASGSGRGSTRGSSNHNPLSTVALAQGAAAALASARHDASQPSRAARLNSGWGLDLEKSVCVRALVEQYERGAPDEQDNPQPSSLTSASPLPSPRAPPSSHSDQQQEDHQQTEPTKSYNTEVDSAWDDSVGENLEKEVQETRKMVSALQALLLHGSLPEDEQDTSLSLDQGNPEQQLVVIRSRLDQSMEEAQELKRELLRCRQEMRNLQAVKDAQQQRLCAQEASILQMKQELLRGSMANDDLNNQNAELQWKLEECNRLWGECKKEVSQKDRQLQQLKHKLEESQKKQGELQRELEHRNSMLQISIETENNGYSYSGNAAPSMSDAEEVQLLRDALRSLRNNLKDHDPQHHTLDTLEQGIVSLIDRLHVHTHRGRGKSPKRKSQHTDSNSWPSTKVCISNSGSSASTKILYFTGKSSTPSMIIIPKRLGEVTLKDVKAAVDREGNYRYHFKALDPEFGTVKEEVFQDGAIIPGWEGKIVAWVEEDNGEERPL from the exons ATGATCGCCTCACTTTCTAGAGGAAGTTTGCTGGATGAGGTTCTTCATGGGGGCTTTAACGAG CAGCAGCTGGCAGCGTATGTTTCCTGGGTGAACTCTCAGCTGAAGAGGAAACCGGGCCTGAAGCTGATCACAGACCTCAGGCGTGACCTGCAAGATGGGGTTGTACTCACACAGCTCATTGAGATTGTTG CTGGGGAAGTGCTGGAGGGAGTTTTTGTCCCTCCACAGAAcaaagaagaaagcaggaagaATGTGGAGCAAGTCTTGCAGTTCATTTCCTCCAGACACATACGCATGCCGCACATAACTGCAAGAG acATCGTGGATGGAAATCTAAAATGTGTAATGAGAATTATTCTGGCACTGGCTGCCCACTTCAAACCCTCCGCCAATCACAGAACTGCCTCTGGAAGTGGGAGGGGTTCAACAAGAGGCTCCTCCAACCACAATCCTCTCTCCACTGTGGCATTAGCACAAGGTGCAGCTGCTGCCCTGGCGTCTGCACGTCATGATGCCTCACAGCCCTCACGTGCTGCACGTTTAAACAG tGGCTGGGGGCTGGATTTGGAAAAGAGTGTGTGTGTTCGTGCCCTGGTTGAGCAGTATGAGAGAGGAGCTCCAGATGAGCAAGACAATCCTCAGCCTAGCAG CCTCACCTCTGCCAGTCCTCTGCCCTCTCCAAGAGCTCCACCCAGCAGCCACTCAGACCAACAGCAGGAAGACCACCAGCAAACGGAGCCCA CTAAATCCTATAATACTGAAGTGGACTCTGCATGGGATGATTCTGTTGGTGAAAATTTGGAGAAGGAGGTGCAGGAGACACGTAAAATGGTGTCTGCTCTACAG GCCCTGCTGTTGCATGGTTCACTGCCTGAGGATGAACAAGACACGTCTTTGAGTTTGGACCAAGGCAACCCTGAGCAGCAACTG gtTGTCATTCGCAGTCGTTTGGACCAGAGTATGGAGGAGGCTCAGGAGCTGAAG aggGAGCTGCTGCGCTGCAGGCAGGAGATGAGAAACCTGCAGGCAGTCAAG GACGCTCAGCAGCAGAGGCTGTGCGCACAGGAGGCATCGATACTGCAAATGAAGCAGGAGCTGCTCAGAGGCAGCATGGCCAACGATGACCTCAACAACCAGAAT GCAGAGCTACAGTGGAAGCTGGAGGAATGTAACAGGCTCTGGGGTGAATGCAAG AAGGAGGTCAGCCAGAAGGACCGACAGCTGCAGCAGCTCAAACACAAGCTTGAAGAAAGCCAAAAAAAGCAG GGTGAATTACAACGAGAGTTGGAACATAGAAACAGCATGCTTCAG ATTTCtatagagacagaaaacaatggATATTCCTACTCTGGAAATGCAGCTCCCTCTATGTCAGAT GCAGAGGAGGTTCAGCTGCTCAGAGATGCACTCAGGAGTTTGAGGAACAACCTCAAAGACCATGACCCACAGCATCACACACTGGACACCCTGGAGCAGGGAATAGTATCACTCATTGACAGACTGCATGTGCATACACACAGG GGAAGAGGGAAATCTCCAAAACGCAAAAGCCAACACACAGACTCCAACAGCTGGCCTAGCACAA AGGTCTGCATCTCCAACAGTGGTTCCTCTGCCTCCACTAAAATCCTTTATTTTACTGGAAAATCCTCAACACCTTCCATGATCATTATACCTAAGAG GTTAGGTGAGGTGACTCTCAAAGATGTTAAGGCAGCTGTGGATCGGGAGGGAAACTACAGGTACCACTTCAAGGCCCTGGATCCTGAGTTTGGCACAGTAAAAGAAGAG GTGTTCCAAGATGGGGCAATCATTCCGGGCTGGGAAGGAAAAATTGTTGCCTGGGTAGAAGAGGACAATGGCGAGGAAAG acCATTGTAG